In a single window of the Terriglobus roseus genome:
- a CDS encoding DUF6644 family protein has translation MLSWFVALGNSGLGQYMQASRWGFAVVEAVHLLGLAILGGVVLIVDLRLLGVVLKAESARTVSRGLSKVLLSSLILMILTGFALVSEEALKCYSSPAFRWKMVLLAAALLFYFTLHRAALLRTDKHQANAWSRAVAVISLTLWLGVGVAGRAIGLL, from the coding sequence ATGTTGTCGTGGTTTGTAGCACTTGGAAATTCCGGGCTCGGTCAGTACATGCAGGCTTCTCGATGGGGCTTCGCGGTCGTGGAGGCCGTGCACCTTCTGGGACTCGCGATCCTCGGTGGCGTGGTGCTGATCGTTGACCTCAGGTTGCTCGGCGTCGTCCTGAAAGCAGAGTCGGCCCGCACGGTCTCTCGCGGCCTTAGCAAAGTACTCCTCAGCAGCCTGATCCTGATGATTCTTACGGGGTTTGCGCTTGTCTCGGAAGAGGCGCTCAAGTGCTACAGCAGCCCGGCATTCCGCTGGAAGATGGTGCTACTTGCTGCCGCGCTCCTCTTCTACTTCACACTGCATCGCGCCGCACTCCTGCGAACGGACAAGCATCAGGCAAATGCCTGGTCGCGTGCCGTCGCAGTCATCTCCCTAACGTTATGGCTTGGTGTTGGTGTTGCGGGCCGCGCCATCGGCTTGTTGTAG
- a CDS encoding DUF6644 family protein, which produces MLYLLQHLCQLLYDSRIGTSIRESDYAFSIIESIHVLGITLLVGTIALLDLRMLGAVLRSISVTRIARTVFPLTWSGFVIMFVSGFLLFWAEAAKNYTNPAFRIKILLLLLVGLNPLIFHTTIYRRVQEWELLEVSPWRARTAAIASLSLWGGIVVAGRMIAYF; this is translated from the coding sequence TTGCTTTACCTGCTTCAACACCTATGCCAGTTGTTGTATGACTCGCGTATCGGCACATCGATACGTGAGTCTGACTATGCCTTTTCCATCATTGAGTCGATCCACGTCTTGGGTATCACGCTGCTTGTGGGAACCATCGCTCTGCTCGATCTAAGGATGCTTGGCGCTGTTCTGCGCAGTATCTCGGTTACTCGCATCGCGCGAACAGTCTTCCCACTTACCTGGTCGGGGTTCGTAATTATGTTCGTTTCTGGCTTCCTGTTGTTCTGGGCAGAGGCGGCAAAGAACTATACCAATCCCGCCTTCCGCATCAAGATTTTGCTGCTGTTACTGGTCGGCCTGAATCCATTGATATTTCACACAACGATCTATCGGCGCGTACAGGAATGGGAGCTGCTGGAGGTCTCTCCATGGAGAGCACGCACTGCAGCGATCGCATCACTTTCTCTGTGGGGTGGCATCGTTGTGGCCGGCCGAATGATCGCCTACTTCTAA
- a CDS encoding DUF6152 family protein: MKAKVFAATFVGALLAAAPAYAHHSFAAEFDGTKPVRLVGKLTRVEWTNPHSYFYVDIVDDKGKVTNWGCEGAGPGALSRRGLGKGDLKIGDTIVVDGYRAKDGSHLIDGRRVTLPDGRTIYGGTPGDGGPSDTGGAPPQKKS, translated from the coding sequence ATGAAGGCCAAAGTGTTTGCAGCCACGTTTGTCGGCGCGCTACTTGCAGCTGCGCCCGCCTATGCGCATCATTCGTTTGCCGCGGAGTTTGACGGCACCAAGCCAGTCCGCCTCGTCGGCAAACTAACTCGCGTGGAATGGACGAATCCCCATTCCTACTTCTACGTTGACATCGTCGATGACAAAGGCAAGGTAACGAACTGGGGCTGCGAAGGTGCTGGCCCGGGCGCACTCTCACGCCGCGGCCTGGGCAAAGGCGATCTCAAGATCGGCGACACCATCGTAGTGGACGGCTACCGGGCGAAAGACGGCTCGCACCTCATCGACGGCCGCCGCGTGACACTGCCCGATGGCCGAACCATCTACGGTGGAACACCCGGCGATGGCGGTCCAAGTGACACAGGTGGCGCTCCTCCACAGAAGAAGAGCTAA
- a CDS encoding TlpA disulfide reductase family protein: protein MKLSHRVLASSLGAMSLLSLSPIAFAQAGAPKPANGIWQGIAKVRDTEIPITVRISASGSRLEAAFLNGPANHPDVSPASSVTLDGNHLVASFDYFARQLDATIDGDSLTGTYGAALPGKRASTPTTFTAKRVSKASDPAAAANAPNISGSWEIATTSTKGEKAWELRVDAPAEKSPVIKAAIQRIDGDTGGLWGTWNGTAYVVGHFNASGGAAYSITPQADGTLNVRSLLGGVHGSSPDLVARKSEEARKLNLPAPTETTQQTTVKDPSAPLAFSFPDLSGKVVSNTDPEFRGKVVIVAIGGSWCPNCHDEAPLLVSLYKRFHSKGLEIVNLDFEQGDPETDTLRLKAFIQHYGITYPVLVAGTTEQLNEKIPQGQNLNCWPTAFFVGRDGLVKETHAGFAGPGNTAGHVALEHEVTALVEKLLAQPTTSQHAQLN from the coding sequence ATGAAGCTTTCCCATCGTGTTCTCGCATCTTCCTTGGGTGCCATGTCTCTTCTGTCACTCTCACCCATAGCCTTTGCACAGGCTGGGGCGCCCAAACCGGCGAACGGCATCTGGCAGGGCATCGCCAAAGTGCGGGATACGGAGATTCCCATCACAGTCCGCATCTCCGCCAGCGGCTCCAGGCTTGAAGCAGCGTTTCTGAATGGACCAGCCAATCATCCGGATGTCTCACCGGCTTCTTCGGTAACGCTGGACGGAAATCATCTGGTTGCATCGTTCGATTACTTCGCACGGCAGCTCGATGCCACCATTGATGGTGATTCGCTCACGGGAACTTACGGAGCTGCCCTGCCGGGCAAGCGTGCGTCCACACCCACGACGTTCACCGCGAAGCGCGTGAGTAAAGCCTCCGATCCGGCTGCTGCGGCCAACGCTCCCAACATTTCGGGCTCCTGGGAGATTGCGACGACGAGCACCAAAGGTGAAAAGGCTTGGGAGCTTCGTGTGGATGCGCCTGCCGAAAAGTCTCCTGTGATCAAGGCAGCCATTCAGCGTATCGATGGCGATACCGGCGGTCTCTGGGGAACGTGGAACGGCACTGCTTATGTGGTGGGACATTTCAATGCATCCGGTGGGGCGGCCTACTCCATTACGCCGCAGGCGGACGGAACACTCAATGTACGAAGCCTTCTTGGAGGCGTGCATGGCTCCTCTCCGGATCTGGTCGCGCGCAAGTCAGAGGAAGCACGCAAGCTCAACCTGCCAGCACCCACTGAAACCACGCAGCAGACCACGGTGAAAGATCCCAGCGCACCGCTGGCGTTCAGTTTTCCTGACCTGAGCGGCAAGGTCGTCTCCAACACGGACCCGGAGTTTCGCGGGAAGGTTGTCATCGTAGCAATTGGTGGCTCCTGGTGCCCCAATTGCCACGACGAAGCGCCTCTCCTCGTCTCGCTCTACAAGCGCTTCCACTCGAAGGGGCTTGAGATTGTGAACCTCGATTTCGAGCAGGGAGATCCTGAGACGGATACCTTGCGCCTGAAGGCCTTCATCCAGCACTACGGCATCACCTATCCCGTGCTGGTTGCCGGCACCACGGAGCAGTTGAACGAAAAGATCCCACAGGGCCAAAACCTGAACTGCTGGCCGACAGCATTCTTCGTGGGTCGGGATGGGCTGGTGAAAGAAACTCATGCCGGCTTCGCAGGGCCTGGAAATACTGCCGGCCATGTTGCACTAGAGCACGAAGTAACAGCGCTGGTAGAGAAGCTGCTCGCCCAACCCACAACATCGCAGCACGCACAGTTGAATTAG
- a CDS encoding arylsulfatase: protein MASTSQNRRQFLQNVLAVSSAFSLSSPLQAFGEPAKQRPNIIFILADDMGYADTSVYGQRKFKTPNIDRLAAEGVRFAQAYAGAPVCAPSRSVLMTGLNTGHTRVRDNFAIAGGHVGFKGKEEIRRASLTDADRTVADYLSRSGYKTALFGKWHLDGYDPAAIPTRHGFETFKGWLTQTGSTQGYFPPQRYDNGRLIDIPENADGKKGRYDTTMITEDAVDYIQKSGRDPFFVYVAYDAPHSPYLAPDLGSYANEPWDEDEKTYAAMIEHLDRGVGKILDALARKGIDENTIVFFASDNGPRSEPTPQQTKVVNFFDSNGALQGYKRDMYEGGIREPFIARWPGHIPAGKVSQVPIFFPDVLPTALDLAGAPPEKTDGISIRPYLLHPEAKVKDRFLYWEFYEPVFEQAVRWGKWKAVRHGRKSPLELYDLTADPAEKNNIASPNQDVVSRIERYIRETHTPSVEYPDPA from the coding sequence TTGGCCTCGACGTCACAAAATCGCAGACAGTTTTTACAAAATGTTTTAGCGGTCTCTTCCGCATTCAGCCTGAGCAGTCCCCTGCAAGCGTTTGGCGAGCCGGCAAAGCAGCGCCCAAACATCATCTTCATCCTTGCGGATGACATGGGCTACGCGGACACCAGCGTCTACGGACAGCGCAAGTTTAAGACGCCCAATATCGACCGCCTTGCTGCAGAAGGTGTTCGGTTTGCGCAGGCGTATGCCGGTGCGCCTGTTTGTGCGCCTTCCCGCAGCGTCCTCATGACGGGCCTGAACACGGGGCATACCCGGGTTCGCGATAACTTCGCGATTGCCGGAGGCCACGTTGGATTCAAGGGTAAGGAAGAGATTCGCCGGGCGAGCCTTACGGACGCCGATCGCACCGTTGCGGACTACCTGTCACGCAGCGGCTATAAGACCGCGCTGTTTGGGAAGTGGCATCTGGATGGCTATGATCCGGCAGCGATCCCAACGCGACACGGTTTTGAAACCTTCAAGGGCTGGCTTACACAGACGGGCAGCACTCAGGGATATTTTCCGCCGCAACGTTACGACAACGGGCGCCTGATCGATATTCCGGAAAATGCGGATGGCAAGAAGGGCCGCTACGACACGACCATGATCACGGAGGATGCGGTCGATTACATCCAGAAGAGTGGCCGTGATCCGTTCTTCGTCTATGTCGCTTACGACGCGCCACATAGTCCGTATCTCGCGCCGGATCTAGGTTCTTATGCCAATGAGCCGTGGGATGAGGATGAGAAGACCTATGCCGCGATGATCGAGCATCTCGATCGTGGTGTTGGCAAAATTCTTGACGCGTTGGCCAGGAAGGGAATCGACGAAAACACGATCGTCTTCTTCGCCTCCGATAACGGTCCTCGCTCCGAACCGACACCACAACAGACAAAGGTCGTGAACTTCTTCGACTCAAACGGAGCGCTGCAGGGATATAAGCGCGACATGTATGAGGGTGGCATTCGTGAACCCTTCATAGCGCGTTGGCCTGGGCACATACCAGCCGGCAAGGTCTCGCAGGTTCCAATCTTCTTTCCGGATGTCCTGCCGACCGCGCTCGACCTGGCGGGCGCACCTCCAGAAAAGACGGATGGCATAAGCATTCGACCCTATCTCCTCCACCCAGAAGCGAAGGTGAAAGATCGGTTTCTCTACTGGGAGTTTTACGAACCCGTGTTCGAACAGGCAGTGCGTTGGGGGAAGTGGAAGGCCGTGCGCCATGGACGGAAGAGCCCGCTGGAACTGTATGACCTGACGGCCGATCCGGCGGAGAAGAACAACATCGCGTCTCCGAATCAGGATGTTGTCAGCCGCATTGAGCGCTACATTCGCGAAACTCATACTCCCTCTGTGGAATACCCTGACCCCGCATGA
- a CDS encoding TonB-dependent receptor, with protein sequence MFDTAVSSHGITIATVAVFSVLSITGIAHAQSTQGTINGIVTDAQGAVVPNATIRVTNDATGVAVDTSSNGAGRYNVPALNVGTYTVVVERSGFGRYTRRGLTLSTDQVLGVDVQLAAGSADQTITVTSSAAELETRTSSIGQTIESKSVSELPLGNRTSMNIVALVGGAVFIDSANYSLSGGRTKSSMTWLDGGSGQNIRIGIGTAEVSPPVDTVQEIGVISNNYGAEFGGSAGGIVIQTTKSGTNRFHGSAYEFLRNDAFDAPGYFAATTNGVKSKPELRYNIYGGTIGGPIRKDRTFFFFGFEGGRQRTGSSVTLTVPTLLQRAGDFSQTYTTAGKLIPIYDPSTTRTVGGVTTRTQYVNNKITNIDPVAAALMQYYPLPNRSADNIAGANNFRANDVSGNNTQFYLARVDHALTANDRLALRYIHTDGVTVNNSVYPLIAADPTLNSTSTDDIGYAQWTHTFSPTVLNDLRFLYDVRVYHQYSDGVGKFPSIGLTGVSANAFPNFAPAGFSPLGSSSQERQQYPVTVYQLVDNLSQNLGRHNLKYGAEVRRSMDHEVSLSTASGSFTFATQATGLPGNSATGNGLASFLTGFPTAFGAASTEPVTRVSWYIAGFVQDDWTVTPRLTLNLGARWETDTPIKDENNRMNSFDATQINPVSGTPGVIKFLGLNGYRTTPYDGDYNNFAPRLGFSYQPFRAGETVVRGGVGVFFAHPFDSGQPNAAALGYSLSASLTTPDNGITAPFYLRNGVPVVSNASAPLNDSYGAVPVGSAATTAVSYFDPKKRTGYTTQFNLDVEQRLPAQFVLEVSGLGNVAQKLAGATQQINQISPSILGAAHSSQRDRPFPQFGNVSVVVPTNSSSNYFAGMARLSRRFGNGFNFNTTYTFAKFLNNAFEGGSSFGSDGGAYSDYYNRAADYGPSSNDIRHQLILSGVYELPFGPHRRFVNQGAVAHIVGGWTIGNVTRAYSGAPFTVTTNTNNTNAFSSGSQRANIIANPYTPSGQRGPGQQWLNTAAFAQPANYSFGTQRRNSLRGPGFATLDFSLIRAVSFGEGRYLQLRGEVFNALNHTNLTTPSAAFGTSTFGTITSSYAARQLQIGARIVF encoded by the coding sequence TTGTTCGACACAGCCGTGTCTTCGCATGGCATCACCATCGCGACGGTGGCTGTTTTTAGTGTGCTGTCCATCACGGGCATCGCTCACGCTCAATCGACACAGGGCACCATCAACGGCATCGTCACGGATGCACAGGGTGCCGTTGTTCCAAATGCGACGATTCGCGTGACCAATGACGCCACGGGCGTGGCCGTTGATACAAGCTCCAATGGTGCCGGTCGGTACAACGTACCGGCACTCAACGTGGGCACCTACACAGTGGTCGTGGAGCGTTCCGGCTTCGGACGGTATACACGGAGAGGGCTGACGCTTTCGACGGACCAGGTGCTCGGTGTCGATGTCCAGCTTGCAGCGGGTTCGGCGGATCAAACGATCACCGTGACCAGCAGTGCCGCCGAGCTCGAGACACGCACGTCTTCCATCGGACAAACGATCGAATCCAAGAGTGTCTCCGAACTGCCCCTTGGCAATCGAACCTCGATGAACATCGTCGCTCTTGTAGGCGGAGCAGTGTTTATCGATTCCGCAAACTACAGCCTGTCGGGTGGCAGAACGAAGAGTTCGATGACCTGGCTCGATGGAGGATCGGGCCAGAATATCCGCATCGGCATCGGTACCGCGGAGGTCAGCCCACCGGTCGACACCGTGCAAGAGATCGGCGTGATCAGCAACAATTATGGAGCAGAGTTTGGTGGATCGGCGGGCGGCATTGTGATCCAGACGACCAAGTCCGGAACGAACCGCTTTCATGGATCAGCCTATGAATTCTTGCGGAATGATGCGTTCGACGCACCTGGCTATTTCGCTGCGACGACGAACGGCGTCAAGAGCAAGCCGGAACTTCGCTATAACATCTATGGCGGGACCATCGGCGGCCCTATCCGCAAGGACCGTACGTTCTTCTTCTTTGGCTTCGAGGGTGGTCGGCAACGCACGGGGTCATCTGTGACGCTCACCGTACCCACGCTCCTGCAGCGTGCGGGCGATTTCTCGCAGACCTATACCACCGCCGGAAAGCTCATTCCGATCTACGATCCGTCCACGACCAGAACTGTGGGCGGTGTGACCACGCGAACGCAGTACGTAAACAACAAGATCACCAACATCGATCCGGTTGCAGCTGCGTTGATGCAGTACTACCCGCTGCCGAACCGTTCTGCTGACAACATAGCGGGGGCGAACAACTTCCGGGCCAACGATGTCAGTGGAAACAACACGCAGTTTTACCTCGCTCGTGTCGACCATGCGTTGACGGCCAATGACCGCTTGGCACTGCGGTACATCCACACGGATGGAGTAACAGTCAACAATTCGGTCTACCCCTTAATCGCTGCAGACCCAACGCTCAACAGCACCTCCACGGACGACATCGGGTACGCACAATGGACGCATACCTTTTCCCCAACGGTGCTGAACGATCTCCGTTTTCTCTATGACGTTCGTGTTTATCACCAGTATTCCGACGGCGTTGGGAAGTTCCCCTCGATCGGTCTCACGGGTGTGTCCGCGAACGCTTTCCCGAACTTCGCGCCGGCCGGATTCAGTCCGCTGGGCAGCAGCTCGCAGGAGCGCCAGCAGTACCCGGTAACCGTATATCAACTGGTTGACAATCTTTCCCAGAACCTTGGTCGACACAATCTGAAGTATGGAGCAGAAGTCCGGCGTTCGATGGACCATGAGGTAAGTCTTTCCACAGCCTCCGGCTCCTTTACGTTCGCGACCCAGGCGACGGGGCTGCCCGGCAACAGTGCCACAGGAAACGGGCTTGCTTCATTTCTAACCGGGTTCCCGACTGCGTTCGGTGCGGCGTCGACTGAACCCGTGACGCGCGTGAGCTGGTACATCGCGGGATTTGTACAGGACGACTGGACTGTAACGCCTCGTTTGACGCTCAATCTTGGGGCTCGCTGGGAGACGGATACGCCGATCAAAGATGAAAACAATCGGATGAACAGCTTCGACGCAACGCAGATCAATCCTGTATCCGGCACGCCGGGCGTCATCAAGTTCCTTGGCTTGAATGGATATCGCACCACACCCTATGACGGTGACTACAACAACTTCGCTCCGCGCCTTGGATTCTCCTACCAGCCGTTTCGTGCAGGCGAGACCGTGGTTCGCGGTGGTGTGGGTGTCTTCTTCGCTCATCCCTTCGATTCTGGTCAGCCCAATGCTGCGGCGCTTGGCTACAGCCTCTCCGCTTCGCTTACGACACCGGACAACGGCATTACCGCGCCGTTCTATCTCCGGAATGGTGTGCCTGTCGTCTCAAATGCGAGTGCACCCCTGAACGACAGTTATGGAGCAGTGCCGGTTGGGAGTGCTGCTACGACCGCCGTCAGCTACTTTGATCCGAAGAAGCGAACGGGGTACACCACGCAGTTCAACCTGGATGTGGAGCAGCGTCTGCCTGCGCAGTTCGTTCTCGAAGTTTCAGGGCTTGGCAATGTTGCTCAGAAGCTTGCCGGCGCGACACAGCAGATCAATCAGATCAGTCCTTCCATCCTTGGAGCTGCGCATAGCTCACAGAGGGATCGACCGTTTCCCCAGTTCGGCAATGTGAGTGTCGTCGTGCCGACGAACAGCTCTTCGAACTATTTTGCCGGTATGGCTCGTCTGAGCCGTCGTTTCGGGAATGGGTTTAATTTCAACACAACCTACACCTTTGCAAAGTTCTTGAACAACGCCTTCGAGGGAGGATCTTCCTTCGGCTCAGACGGTGGCGCATATTCCGACTACTATAACCGCGCAGCTGACTATGGTCCTTCTTCGAACGACATCCGTCACCAGTTGATCTTGTCCGGCGTCTACGAGTTACCGTTTGGACCGCATCGCCGATTTGTCAATCAGGGTGCGGTAGCACACATCGTAGGTGGATGGACGATTGGGAATGTCACCCGCGCATACTCTGGCGCACCATTCACCGTGACCACCAACACGAACAATACCAACGCCTTTTCCAGCGGTTCGCAGCGTGCCAACATCATCGCGAACCCATACACGCCGTCCGGTCAACGGGGACCTGGGCAGCAGTGGTTGAATACAGCAGCTTTCGCGCAGCCAGCGAACTACAGCTTCGGGACGCAGCGTCGAAACAGCCTCCGCGGGCCGGGGTTCGCAACGCTCGACTTCTCCCTGATCCGGGCCGTGAGCTTTGGGGAAGGCCGCTATCTTCAACTGCGCGGGGAAGTCTTCAACGCGCTCAACCATACCAATCTGACCACGCCTTCGGCGGCCTTCGGTACTTCCACGTTCGGAACCATTACGTCTTCCTATGCGGCCCGACAACTGCAGATCGGCGCGCGCATCGTGTTCTAG
- a CDS encoding sulfatase: MSQHHTSRRDFIRQVAGTAIAAGTLAEQPAFAAARSSARPNVLFIISDDMRVELGCYGSRFHARTPNLDALARGGVRFDRNYCQFPLCNPSRASLLTGQTPLTTKVLGNRTDFRHTRPDATSLPQLFQENGYVTARTGKIFHAGYDDPKGWTVGYGNSAVNSPIEPAGRRKVIERPPVPPAPPDVLPVMQLDNQQAAHSDQILVLDGYGEGSTENLVAETAIEYLRRYRNRPFFIGCGFSKPHSPPTAPQRFFDLYDTANIDLTPDFAAWPTVPPGFPKAAIRMRNADLFIGRGASPMEAKEVIRAYLASISWVDWNVGRVLAELDALGLRENTIVVFVADHGYQLGEKGKWSKAGSLFEMGTRVPLIIHDPRARGNGQTSVRIVQSLDIYPTLVELCGLKPPTGGLQGASLAPLLKNPKAKWDRPGFSIWSEDGSTVHGTAVRTEQWRYAEFGTGGANGAMLFDAHGDPLEMTNLADDPKHASTRKALSKLIAGQQT, from the coding sequence ATGTCACAGCACCATACGTCACGTCGTGATTTCATCCGTCAGGTTGCAGGTACGGCCATCGCTGCGGGAACGCTTGCGGAACAGCCGGCATTTGCGGCTGCGAGGTCTAGTGCCCGTCCGAATGTCCTCTTCATCATTTCGGACGATATGCGTGTGGAACTAGGCTGCTATGGCAGCCGCTTCCACGCGCGTACTCCAAACCTGGATGCACTTGCACGTGGCGGTGTTCGGTTCGACCGCAACTACTGCCAGTTCCCACTCTGCAATCCTTCGCGAGCATCGTTGCTCACAGGGCAGACCCCGTTGACCACAAAGGTGCTGGGGAATCGCACGGATTTCAGGCACACAAGGCCGGACGCCACGAGCCTTCCGCAGCTCTTCCAGGAGAACGGCTACGTTACTGCTCGAACGGGGAAGATCTTCCATGCGGGGTACGACGATCCAAAGGGTTGGACTGTCGGCTATGGCAACTCAGCAGTTAACTCACCTATTGAGCCGGCTGGTCGAAGGAAAGTTATCGAGCGTCCTCCTGTACCTCCGGCCCCACCCGACGTCTTGCCGGTCATGCAGTTGGACAACCAACAGGCGGCACACTCCGACCAGATCCTCGTGCTCGATGGCTACGGCGAAGGAAGTACCGAGAACCTAGTGGCGGAGACCGCGATCGAGTATCTCAGGAGGTATCGAAACCGGCCCTTTTTCATCGGTTGCGGCTTCTCGAAGCCCCATAGCCCGCCCACCGCTCCTCAACGATTCTTTGATCTCTATGACACGGCCAACATCGATCTGACGCCGGACTTTGCAGCATGGCCCACGGTGCCCCCGGGGTTTCCGAAGGCCGCAATCCGGATGCGCAATGCAGACCTCTTCATCGGACGTGGTGCGAGCCCCATGGAGGCGAAGGAAGTCATACGTGCCTATCTCGCATCCATCTCGTGGGTCGATTGGAATGTCGGGAGGGTCCTGGCCGAACTCGATGCGCTGGGACTTCGCGAGAACACCATCGTCGTTTTCGTCGCCGATCACGGTTATCAGTTGGGCGAGAAAGGGAAGTGGTCGAAGGCGGGCTCGTTGTTTGAGATGGGAACGCGTGTTCCGCTGATCATCCATGACCCTCGTGCGCGTGGCAACGGGCAAACGTCCGTCAGGATCGTGCAGTCCCTAGACATCTACCCCACGCTGGTGGAACTCTGCGGGCTGAAACCGCCAACTGGTGGGCTGCAAGGAGCCAGCTTAGCGCCGCTGCTCAAGAACCCGAAGGCGAAGTGGGACCGACCGGGCTTCAGCATTTGGAGTGAGGATGGTTCCACGGTGCATGGCACGGCAGTCCGTACGGAACAGTGGCGGTACGCCGAGTTCGGCACGGGAGGAGCCAATGGCGCGATGCTATTCGACGCTCACGGAGATCCTCTGGAGATGACAAATCTAGCGGATGATCCGAAGCATGCGAGCACCAGGAAGGCGCTCTCGAAACTCATCGCTGGGCAGCAGACGTGA
- a CDS encoding methionine ABC transporter ATP-binding protein — MGIAVALRNVSKVYQNGDTRFQALSDVNLAVERGIIQGVIGSSGAGKSTLLRCVSLLENPDEGQVLVDGIDLATLEGETLRTARRKIGIIFQQFHLLRSRTVYGNVALPLELAGRDATEVAARVQDLLRWFGLEEKAGSYPAQLSGGQRQRVAVARALATNPSVLLSDEPTSAGAAANPKGASSCTLGRAAGEGGCERFVPDLKSTRSMRNAPLSSRRTM; from the coding sequence ATGGGAATCGCGGTCGCACTTAGAAACGTCTCGAAGGTCTACCAAAACGGCGATACCCGCTTCCAGGCGCTGTCGGATGTCAATCTCGCCGTGGAGCGCGGGATCATTCAAGGCGTCATCGGTTCCAGTGGAGCTGGTAAGAGTACGCTACTGCGTTGTGTCAGCCTTCTCGAGAATCCTGATGAAGGACAGGTCCTTGTAGACGGCATCGACCTAGCAACCCTTGAAGGGGAGACGCTTCGGACAGCGCGCCGGAAGATTGGGATCATCTTCCAGCAGTTTCACTTGTTACGCTCGCGCACCGTGTACGGAAACGTTGCGCTGCCTTTGGAGTTGGCCGGCAGAGACGCAACAGAGGTCGCGGCGCGTGTGCAGGATCTGCTGCGATGGTTCGGACTGGAAGAGAAGGCGGGTTCTTATCCGGCACAACTCTCGGGTGGGCAGCGGCAACGGGTTGCGGTAGCGCGCGCGTTGGCCACGAATCCTTCGGTGCTTCTAAGTGATGAACCCACGTCGGCGGGAGCCGCTGCAAATCCGAAAGGAGCCTCTTCCTGCACTCTTGGTAGAGCGGCTGGAGAAGGCGGGTGCGAGAGGTTCGTACCGGATCTGAAGTCGACAAGGTCGATGCGTAACGCTCCGCTTTCCAGTCGCCGCACGATGTGA
- a CDS encoding winged helix-turn-helix transcriptional regulator, with the protein MARTHEKVRYLPTSNLPESPGHTKDDWSADAAEEAFKLLEGRWKMMIVFHLFDKTCMRFSELERAIPLVSQKMLIQQLRDLESKGIVTRMIYQEVPPRVEYSLTDLGKALRPALRELVQWANLRRKTWPFKTTKVAELS; encoded by the coding sequence ATGGCAAGAACGCACGAGAAAGTAAGGTACCTACCAACAAGTAACCTTCCTGAGAGTCCCGGCCATACCAAAGATGATTGGTCTGCGGATGCTGCGGAAGAGGCCTTTAAACTCCTTGAGGGACGATGGAAGATGATGATCGTCTTTCACCTGTTCGATAAGACTTGTATGCGCTTTTCAGAGTTGGAGCGCGCCATTCCACTTGTCTCGCAGAAGATGTTGATCCAGCAATTACGCGATCTCGAATCGAAAGGCATCGTCACGCGCATGATCTACCAGGAGGTTCCGCCGCGAGTAGAGTACAGCTTGACGGATCTGGGGAAAGCTCTGCGTCCAGCGTTGCGGGAATTGGTGCAGTGGGCGAATTTACGCAGGAAAACTTGGCCTTTTAAAACGACCAAGGTTGCCGAGCTTTCCTAG